In a single window of the Coffea eugenioides isolate CCC68of chromosome 3, Ceug_1.0, whole genome shotgun sequence genome:
- the LOC113766834 gene encoding polygalacturonase-like → MRFLAVPFLFFFFLLPSAESVTYNVQSYGAKSDGRSDSTKSFLSAWAAACASVEPATIYVPRGRFLVGGASFSGQNCKNNAITIRIDGTIVAPSDYNVLGHTGKWLAFERANGLSIYGGTLDGQGTGLWACKNSGKNCPKGARSLGFYNSNKVLVSGLSSLNSQFFHINLDGCQNTRLEGVKISAPENSPNTDGIHVQSSSGVTITNSHIGTGDDCISLGPGSSNMWIENINCGPGHGISIGSLGSNLQEPGVKNVTVKSVTLSGTQNGLRIKTWAMPSNGFVTGVLFQHAVMVNVKNPIIIDQNYCPNRAKCPGQASGVRISDVTYQDVHGTSATEVAVNFGCSKKYPCSRIILEDVNLSYKDRPATASCVNAGGSSSGLVEPKACL, encoded by the exons atgAGATTTCTTGCTGTcccatttctcttctttttcttcctcttgccaTCAGCTGAGAGTGTAACGTACAATGTGCAGAGTTACGGGGCGAAATCTGACGGAAGAAGTGATTCCACGAAATCTTTTCTGAGTGCATGGGCTGCAGCTTGTGCCTCAGTTGAGCCTGCAACAATTTATGTTCCACGAGGAAGATTTTTGGTTGGAGGAGCATCATTTTCGGGCCAAAATTGCAAGAATAATGCTATAACCATTCGCATTGATGGAACCATTGTTGCTCCATCTGATTATAATGTCCTTGGACATACTGGTAAGTGGCTCGCGTTTGAAAGAGCTAATGGACTTTCAATATACGGTGGAACCCTTGATGGCCAAGGGACTGGTCTCTGGGCATGCAAAAACTCCGGCAAGAATTGCCCTAAAGGAGCAAGG TCACTGGGATTCTACAATTCAAACAAAGTCTTGGTCAGTGGATTAAGTTCGTTAAACAGTCAATTTTTCCATATCAACCTTGACGGCTGCCAAAACACTAGGCTAGAGGGAGTAAAGATTTCAGCTCCAGAAAACAGCCCAAACACTGATGGAATTCATGTGCAATCATCTTCAGGTGTTACAATTACTAACTCTCACATTGGCACTGGTGATGATTGCATCTCATTAGGCCCTGGAAGTTCCAACATGTGGATTGAGAATATCAACTGTGGTCCTGGCCATGGAATAAG TATTGGCAGTTTGGGAAGTAATTTGCAAGAACCAGGAGTTAAAAATGTGACAGTTAAATCAGTTACACTTTCGGGCACACAAAATGGTCTGAGGATAAAAACATGGGCAATGCCTAGCAATGGATTTGTTACTGGAGTTCTGTTTCAGCATGCAGTAATGGTTAATGTCAAAAACCCCATCATTATCGACCAAAATTACTGCCCAAATAGGGCCAAATGTCCTGGTCAG GCCTCAGGTGTGAGGATTAGTGATGTGACATACCAAGATGTACATGGAACATCAGCAACTGAAGTTGCTGTAAATTTTGGCTGCAGTAAAAAGTATCCATGCAGCCGTATAATTCTAGAAGATGTCAATCTTTCCTACAAAGATCGACCAGCTACGGCTTCATGTGTCAATGCGGGCGGATCTTCATCCGGTCTAGTTGAGCCGAAAGCCTGTTTGTAG